One Papaver somniferum cultivar HN1 chromosome 10, ASM357369v1, whole genome shotgun sequence genomic window carries:
- the LOC113316671 gene encoding uncharacterized protein LOC113316671, with amino-acid sequence MATVGAIFVNSWNFQFNRVLDPAERIDLLELKYDIRLVRLIQGEVDCLEGDASAKVIYKRLSEVDPDWEGDRFLSSKFVPSKVLFLFWASLHESIPTRHMLQRRGVDIQSNLCLFCNTEVETMDHLFIRCGEVLKLWDYFLASMRVCWVMQRMFRSMMFSWRLERASDKVKMVWQLMSYAICWEVWNERNKRVHGGRPKSRYELEIAVKQWIYLWSSITEVFKHFSANQVMIQWEDILSL; translated from the coding sequence ATGGCGACAGTTGGAGCAATTTTTGTTAATTCTTGGAACTTTCAATTCAACAGAGTTTTGGACCCGGCTGAGAGGATTGATCTTTTGGAGTTGAAATATGATATTAGGCTTGTAAGACTAATTCAGGGCGAAGTAGATTGCTTGGAAGGAGATGCTTCAGCTAAGGTTATTTATAAGAGGTTATCTGAAGTGGATCCAGATTGGGAGGGTGATCGTTTTCTTTCAAGTAAATTTGTGCCGTCTAAAGTACTGTTTTTATTTTGGGCTTCTCTGCATGAATCCATTCCAACAAGACATATGTTGCAGCGTAGAGGAGTAGATATCCAATCCAATTTGTGCCTCTTTTGCAACACGGAGGTGGAAACTATGGATCACTTATTCATTCGTTGCGGCGAGGTTTTAAAGTTATGGGATTATTTTTTAGCTTCGATGAGGGTTTGTTGGGTGATGCAACGTATGTTTAGATCCATGATGTTTAGTTGGAGACTGGAAAGAGCATCTGACAAAGTGAAGATGGTGTGGCAACTAATGTCATATGCTATTTGCTGGGAAGTTTGGAACGAGCGCAACAAGAGGGTGCATGGAGGAAGACCTAAGTCAAGATATGAGTTGGAGATAGCGGTAAAGCAATGGATTTACCTTTGGAGCTCAATAACGGAAGTTTTTAAACACTTCTCTGCAAATCAAGTTATGATTCAATGGGAGGATATACTGAGCCTGTAG
- the LOC113316672 gene encoding uncharacterized protein LOC113316672 translates to MEILPSQGSVGNNGGLITIWDNTTLELLDKRTGLNSITCLFHFRINGFKFLLTNAYSPCDHDRREIFWSDLADVRAWSSESWCFVGDVNAVRSDAERNTPGGDVINMKLLNDFVSDNELPLHGGAYTWRNKQNDPLLCRLDRCLVCTAFDAKFNNATQTAFVRTISDHHAILLDLSPTIKNHIRYVLFRKLQNLKKFIKNWSRSTFGNVRNEEEELKKKISVLNLAEESMVLSPAQLGERADLLNSLRNVKCTRSRMAFQRRRSKASKMEIKTRSLSIQCNRDGWKGLLKRRRFLGPDGYNLEFYKACWEVLNKDILAAVNEFHCTGKLDWRLNVSFMKMIPKKEDSTKGAFIKDRQILDGILVANDLIDSRLRQCTPGVMCKINMQEVFDNKERDQLGSNYTKNAELMAPWKRRYLNKASRVFLIRSSLESLAVYFMSLHHMPASVEKRLNTIMQKFLWGEEDGRRKMSWVSFKRVCKPKNKGGLGIRSLRLINKSLLAKWHIRYCREKTALWRRTVCEKSKADEECLLPLQVKETVGRSMWFDILRENKIFIDSVNVQVKDVLSY, encoded by the exons ATGGAGATTTTACCTTCTCAAGGATCTGTAGGAAACAATGGAGGCCTAATCACAATTTGGGACAATACCACGCTGGAGTTGTTGGATAAGAGAACGGGATTGAATTCTATTACATGTCTATTTCATTTTCGCATCAATGGTTTTAAGTTCTTATTAACTAATGCGTATTCACCTTGTGATCATGACAGAAGAGAAATTTTTTGGTCTGACTTGGCAGACGTGAGAGCATGGTCTTCTGAATCCTGGTGTTTTGTTGGTGATGTGAATGCAGTTAGAAGTGACGCGGAAAGAAACACACCAGGAGGAGATGTAATAAATATGAAGCTTCTTAATGACTTTGTTTCTGACAACGAATTACCTTTACATGGTGGTGCATACACTTGGAGAAATAAGCAGAATGACCCATTGCTTTGTAGATTGGACAGATGCTTGGTGTGTACCGCATTTGATGCTAAGTTTAATAATGCTACTCAAACAGCATTTGTTCGCACGATTTCAGATCACCATGCGATTCTTCTGGATTTATCTCCCACAATCAAGAATCATATCA GGTACGTTCTTTTTAGAAAGTTACAGAACCTAAAAAAATTTATCAAGAATTGGAGTAGGAGCACTTTTGGGAATGTGAGAAATGAGGAGGAGGAACTTAAGAAGAAGATAAGTGTTTTGAATTTAGCAGAAGAAAGCATGGTTTTATCCCCAGCACAGCTTGGAGAAAGAGCAGACTTGCTGAATTCTTTGCGCAATGTAAAGTGCACTAGATCTAGAATGGCGTTTCAAAGGCGAAGGTCAAAGGCTTCAAAGATGGAGATAAAAACACGCA GTCTATCGATTCAGTGCAACAGGGATGGCTGGAAAGGTCTTTTGAAGAGGAGGAGGTTTTTAGGCCCTGATGGGTATAACTTGGAGTTTTACAAGGCATGCTGGGAGGTGTTGAACAAAGATATTTTGGCAGCTGTAAATGAATTTCATTGCACAGGGAAGTTAGACTGGAGATTGAATGTCTCCTTTATGAAGATGATACCTAAAAAAGAAGATTCCACCAAG GGAGCGTTCATTAAAGATAGGCAAATACTAGATGGTATTTTGGTGGCTAACGATCTAATTGATAGTAGGTTAAGACAATGTACTCCAGGGGTTATGTGCAAGATTAATATGCAGGAGGTTTTCGATAAT AAGGAGCGAGATCAACTGGGAAGTAATTATACAAAGAATGCAGAACTAATGGCACCGTGGAAAAGGAGGTACTTGAATAAAGCTAGTAGAGTTTTTTTGATTAGAAGCTCTCTTGAGAGTTTGGCGGTGTACTTCATGTCATTGCATCACATGCCTGCCTCAGTAGAAAAAAGATTGAACACGATAATGCAGAAGTTCTTATGGGGAGAGGAGGATGGGAGGAGAAAGATGAGTTGGGTATCTTTTAAACGTGTCTGCAAGCCAAAAAATAAAGGAGGCTTAGGTATTCGCAGTTTGAGACTGATAAACAAGTCCTTGTTAGCTAAATGGCATATCAGGTATTGTAGGGAGAAGACGGCACTTTGGAGGAGAACTGTTTGTGAGAAATCTAAGGCAGATGAGGAATGTTTGCTTCCATTGCAAGTTAAGGAGACGGTTGGGAGAAGTATGTGGTTCGATATACTTAGGGAGAATAAGATTTTTATTGACTCTGTGAATGTGCAGGTTAAAGATGTCTTATCTTATTAG
- the LOC113319273 gene encoding cyanidin 3-O-glucoside 7-O-glucosyltransferase (acyl-glucose)-like has translation MPTFSFILGFSVYLCLSIVNVSSNLTPKFRRDDFPSDFVFGAGTSAYQVEGAVAEDGRSPCIWDTYTHDGKAVDNSTADIAADEYHKYKEDVKLMSELGLEAYRFSISWSRLIPNGRGEVNPKGLKYYNNLINELINRGIQPHVTLCHLDLPQILDDEYAGWLSPNIIEDFTAYAEVCFREFGDRVAHWTTINEPNSMSTSSYDTGRWPPQRCTNPTAGEDINCTTGNSSTEPYIAMHNALLAHASAAAIYKEKYQGKQKGVIGLNAYAFWCTSFTNSSSDIKATHRAREFLIGWTINPLVYGDYPDIMRGKVGSRLPHFTKQESELIKRSWDFIGLNHYYTVYIEDDPKNSSETAVIDYFSDMGVKMAGFKDNTPVPASQFSLSSSASNPPGLLSLLNYMKDSYGNPPIYVQENGYGAPQNESLNDIERMNYVSGFIESTLRAIRNGANAKGYFMWSFLDVFEVLFGYQSRYGLVHVDFDDNQLKRTPKLSALWYSNFLKKRRNKLQDINIENKNINILNLE, from the exons ATGCCCACATTTTCCTTTATCTTGGGTTTCTCGGTGTATCTTTGCTTATCTATAGTAAATGTATCATCAAACTTGACACCGAAATTCAGAAGAGATGATTTTCCATCTGACTTTGTATTTGGTGCTGGAACGTCAGCTTATCAG GTAGAAGGGGCAGTAGCAGAGGATGGAAGATCACCCTGTATATGGGATACCTACACTCATGATG GTAAGGCTGTGGACAATAGTACTGCAGACATAGCCGCAGATGAATATCATAAATACAAG GAAGATGTGAAACTTATGAGTGAATTAGGTCTTGAAGCTTACAGATTTTCCATTTCTTGGTCAAGACTTATTCCAA ATGGAAGAGGGGAAGTTAATCCGAAAGGCTTGAAATATTACAATAATCTTATCAATGAGCTAATTAATCGCG GAATTCAACCACACGTTACTCTCTGCCATTTGGATCTCCCTCAAATTCTTGATGATGAATATGCAGGGTGGTTAAGCCCAAATATTAT TGAGGATTTCACTGCCTACGCAGAGGTTTGTTTTAGAGAATTTGGTGATAGGGTTGCACATTGGACTACCATTAATGAACCAAATTCAATGAGTACATCATCTTATGACACGGGTAGATGGCCCCCTCAACGATGCACAAACCCAACTGCGGGGGAAGACATTAATTGTACAACGGGAAATTCTTCAACTGAACCTTACATAGCTATGCATAATGCTTTATTAGCACATGCATCAGCTGCAGCTATTTACAAAGAAAAGTATCAA GGCAAACAAAAGGGTGTAATAGGGTTGAATGCTTATGCTTTTTGGTGTACTTCTTTTACAAATTCTAGTTCTGATATCAAAGCAACTCATAGAGCCCGTGAATTCTTAATAGGATG GACCATAAATCCTCTAGTTTATGGAGATTATCCTGACATAATGAGGGGAAAAGTTGGTTCTCGGCTCCCACATTTCACGAAACAAGAATCCGAACTCATAAAAAGATCCTGGGACTTCATCGGGTTGAACCATTATTACACAGTTTACATTGAAGATGATCCTAAGAATAGTTCAGAAACTGCTGTCATAGATTATTTTTCTGATATGGGTGTTAAAATGGCAG GTTTCAAAGACAATACACCTGTACCGGCCAGTCAGTTTTCTCTTAGTTCCTCGGCATCCAATCCTCCGGGTTTACTAAGCTTGCTTAACTACATGAAGGACTCTTATGGAAATCCTCCTATTTATGTTCAAGAAAATG GTTATGGAGCACCACAGAATGAGTCACTGAACGACATTGAGAGGATGAATTACGTGAGTGGGTTCATCGAAAGCACACTTCGGGCAATCAG AAACGGAGCCAATGCGAAAGGATACTTTATGTGGTCCTTCCTAGACGTTTTTGAGGTATTGTTCGGGTATCAATCCCGATATGGACTCGTTCATGTCGATTTCGATGACAATCAGCTGAAAAGAACACCGAAATTATCAGCTCTGTGGTACTCTAATTTTCTCAAGAAGAGGAGAAATAAGTTGCAAGACATAAACATCGAAAATAAGAATATAAATATCTTGAATCTCGAATGA